One segment of Chloroflexota bacterium DNA contains the following:
- a CDS encoding ChbG/HpnK family deacetylase, whose translation MQRSLIVNADELGLTEGINEGIIEVHAHGIVTSTTMVANFWAFDHAVSLSRKYPGLAVGVHLNLTHGMPILPQDRVHTLVDENGYFFRRRPFLQRLIMGQISMIQVYEEFRAQVDKVIAAGIEPSHLDSHESVYMYPDLFFKVVGPVARHYRLPIRLQQERMDREMFSDGSAYTKYIRSEAFWKNHVMSALAHRYRAFLKRHQVMTTDHFLSTFSCLRRYPNDLTGGLARDLRELQPGTTELMVHPGFSDSRLEEMLDGGQVAARWREEEVRVLADDDLRALLNELKVELISYRELASRQLADGSLVMAHA comes from the coding sequence ATGCAACGATCGCTGATCGTAAACGCCGACGAGCTCGGCCTGACCGAGGGCATCAACGAGGGCATCATCGAGGTCCATGCCCACGGCATCGTGACCTCCACTACGATGGTCGCGAACTTCTGGGCGTTCGACCACGCCGTTTCGCTCTCGCGGAAGTACCCGGGCCTCGCCGTTGGCGTGCATCTCAACCTGACCCACGGCATGCCGATCCTCCCGCAGGACCGCGTGCACACCCTGGTGGACGAGAACGGCTACTTCTTCCGCCGCCGGCCGTTCCTCCAGCGGCTGATCATGGGCCAGATCAGCATGATCCAGGTCTACGAGGAGTTTCGGGCGCAGGTGGACAAGGTGATCGCGGCCGGCATCGAGCCGAGTCACCTGGACAGCCACGAGAGCGTCTACATGTACCCCGATCTCTTCTTCAAGGTCGTGGGGCCGGTCGCGCGGCACTATCGTCTGCCGATCCGCCTTCAGCAGGAGCGGATGGATCGGGAGATGTTCTCGGACGGCAGCGCCTACACGAAGTACATCCGCAGCGAGGCGTTCTGGAAGAACCACGTCATGTCGGCGCTGGCGCACCGCTACCGGGCGTTCCTCAAGCGCCACCAGGTGATGACGACGGACCACTTCCTCTCGACCTTCAGCTGCCTGCGCCGCTACCCGAACGACCTGACCGGCGGCCTCGCGCGTGACCTCCGCGAGCTGCAGCCCGGCACCACCGAGCTGATGGTGCATCCCGGGTTCAGCGACAGCCGCCTGGAGGAGATGCTCGACGGCGGACAGGTGGCGGCCCGCTGGCGCGAGGAAGAGGTCCGCGTGCTGGCCGACGACGATCTGCGCGCCCTCCTGAACGAGCTGAAGGTGGAGCTGATCTCCTATCGCGAGCTTGCCAGCCGGCAGCTTGCAGATGGCTCGCTGGTCATGGCGCACGCGTGA
- a CDS encoding DegT/DnrJ/EryC1/StrS aminotransferase family protein produces the protein MTYLPPDPPLTVADLPGLLRSAPLPEQFYASGRAALLAGLRALGVGPGDEVLLPAYLCESVITPVEAVGARPTFYPVGRGLEVDPDAVEAALTERTRAVVIIHYLGFPGPVQALRDLCDRRGLALVEDCAHALYSRLGDRDLGSWGDLAIFSPWKSLPLPDGGLLRVNRPDLMATAPATGPAARRVAFRLAYRALGSVEQLLGWSPRTRLLRRQSLRASMHQQVSAGPVDEQAGSEAAWRLLQAARPAFVVGRRRRHFARLLAACHNLAWATPVFTELPEGVCPLGLPLAAEDRDHWRDILLGRGVNVRTYWEHLPPAVDTAHFPEAAWLRDRILVLPVHQGLTNEGVEWLARLLQSLGKRT, from the coding sequence GTGACCTATCTGCCGCCCGATCCGCCGCTCACTGTCGCCGACCTGCCCGGACTGCTGCGGTCCGCCCCGCTGCCGGAGCAGTTCTACGCCAGCGGCCGGGCCGCGCTGCTGGCCGGTCTGCGGGCGCTCGGCGTCGGGCCGGGCGATGAGGTGCTGCTGCCAGCGTACCTCTGCGAGTCGGTGATCACCCCGGTCGAGGCGGTTGGGGCACGGCCCACGTTCTACCCGGTCGGGCGCGGCCTCGAGGTGGACCCTGACGCTGTCGAAGCCGCCCTCACCGAGCGGACCCGAGCGGTGGTCATCATCCACTATCTGGGGTTTCCCGGGCCGGTCCAGGCGCTCCGCGACCTCTGCGACCGTCGTGGGCTGGCCCTGGTCGAGGACTGCGCCCACGCGCTCTACAGTCGGCTGGGGGACCGCGACCTCGGCTCCTGGGGCGACCTTGCCATCTTCAGCCCGTGGAAGTCCTTGCCGCTGCCGGACGGCGGCCTGCTGCGGGTCAATCGACCCGATCTCATGGCGACGGCGCCAGCCACGGGTCCGGCCGCCCGGCGCGTCGCGTTCAGGCTCGCCTACCGGGCGCTCGGCAGCGTCGAGCAGCTTCTCGGCTGGTCGCCGCGCACCCGGCTGCTTCGGCGACAGTCGCTCCGCGCCAGCATGCATCAGCAGGTCAGCGCCGGCCCGGTCGACGAGCAGGCTGGCTCGGAGGCGGCGTGGCGGCTGCTCCAGGCTGCCCGTCCCGCCTTCGTGGTCGGCCGGCGGCGACGCCATTTCGCGCGGCTGCTGGCGGCGTGCCACAATCTCGCCTGGGCGACCCCCGTGTTCACCGAGCTTCCAGAGGGCGTCTGTCCGCTGGGCTTGCCGCTGGCGGCCGAAGACCGCGACCATTGGCGTGACATCCTGCTCGGGCGGGGCGTCAACGTGCGAACATACTGGGAACACTTGCCGCCGGCTGTCGATACCGCACACTTTCCCGAGGCGGCCTGGCTCCGAGATCGGATACTCGTGCTGCCGGTACACCAGGGTCTGACCAACGAGGGCGTCGAGTGGCTTGCGCGGCTGCTCCAGTCGCTCGGCAAACGGACGTGA
- a CDS encoding GNAT family N-acetyltransferase: MSGPLHVFRAQWPTTPEASATWERLRQAAPTETLFLTPEWLQGWHRHLGTGQPLLFAVADGDETVALAPIERSWVGGFSALRPLGLGVSDYTDLLLPPASDRAQAAVEALADALIERGGAWDVLDLRGLPAESATADLLMAVAERRGMRGAAMPGYARPEIALDGTYDQYLSSRPGRFRYNLRSRLRRLGERGEVCFRRVSDPEDVPSALTILAELHARRWRGQHTATIFSSSSAARRFYAEVCAQYAARDLLDLTLLEVGGRAVGGSLGFVDGDTFYYYIPAWEPELASLAPSSLLLANLVEGAYARGLKRFDFMLGDEPYKARWATGERQTLNLVIGAPTLRGQAAFAALVGAQKARRRARSSPLLQRARRHWLGRAKQLIGR; this comes from the coding sequence ATGAGCGGGCCATTGCACGTGTTCCGCGCGCAGTGGCCCACGACGCCTGAAGCCTCGGCCACCTGGGAGCGGCTCCGGCAGGCTGCTCCCACCGAGACGCTGTTCCTGACCCCCGAATGGCTCCAGGGCTGGCATCGGCACCTGGGGACCGGCCAGCCGCTCCTGTTCGCGGTGGCCGACGGCGACGAGACGGTGGCGCTGGCCCCCATCGAGCGAAGCTGGGTCGGCGGCTTCTCGGCACTCCGGCCGCTCGGGCTGGGCGTCTCTGACTACACCGACCTGCTGCTGCCGCCTGCGTCAGACCGTGCCCAGGCCGCCGTCGAGGCGCTGGCCGATGCCTTGATCGAGCGCGGCGGCGCCTGGGATGTGCTCGACCTGCGTGGCTTGCCGGCCGAGTCGGCCACCGCCGACCTGTTGATGGCGGTGGCCGAGCGGCGCGGCATGCGGGGCGCCGCGATGCCCGGCTACGCCCGGCCCGAGATCGCCCTGGATGGAACGTACGATCAGTACCTCAGCTCGCGGCCGGGGCGCTTCCGCTACAACCTGCGCTCGCGGCTGCGACGCCTCGGCGAGCGGGGTGAGGTCTGCTTCCGCCGCGTCTCGGACCCTGAAGACGTGCCGAGCGCGCTCACGATCCTGGCCGAACTCCACGCCAGGCGCTGGCGCGGCCAGCACACCGCCACGATCTTCTCGTCGTCGTCCGCCGCGCGCCGCTTCTACGCCGAGGTCTGCGCCCAGTACGCCGCCCGCGACCTTCTCGACCTGACCCTGCTGGAGGTCGGCGGCCGGGCGGTCGGCGGCAGCCTCGGGTTCGTGGACGGCGACACGTTCTACTACTACATCCCGGCCTGGGAGCCAGAGCTTGCGTCGCTCGCGCCGAGCAGCCTGCTCCTGGCGAATCTGGTGGAGGGAGCGTACGCGCGCGGCCTGAAGCGCTTCGACTTCATGCTGGGCGACGAGCCGTACAAGGCGCGCTGGGCCACCGGCGAGCGCCAGACCCTCAATCTCGTGATCGGCGCGCCGACGCTGCGCGGGCAGGCGGCGTTCGCGGCGCTGGTCGGGGCGCAGAAGGCCCGCCGCCGGGCGCGGTCGTCGCCGCTGCTCCAGCGGGCGCGTCGGCACTGGCTCGGCCGCGCGAAGCAGTTGATCGGCCGATGA
- a CDS encoding glycosyltransferase family 4 protein, giving the protein MSLGARPRLLFMADAFDMSGGGEIVVDHLARAIGDRWDVTVLTTTRGADAVQQSEVLTVHQLHSQYHPRLRPVMSFMNPTLSRRVGRFLAELRPDVIHAWNVHSHLSYDALRLAHRAGARVVHTYQDAQPFCYSKYKCWLDPNAPLPKHPDYRANPRACRSCKVHFWTFPPRAPLIRTWLHRYVDVGVSVSGELAEALRQNGVTVHGVVPNGLPLHDPAVTGADGTRARARHGWGGEPLLVTGGRLHFFKGQNQAVDAFARVAAQHPTARLVILGGQGWYRDTLEERAAGLGLRDRVSFPGFLDRAAYHDVLAASSAFLNLSTYLDPFPTVNLESMALGVPVVATRLGGTPEAILDGETGLLVNPFDIERVADAALRLLCDDALRSRLGAGGRARVREHYTVEQMAARYEAIYRGESSMSEPS; this is encoded by the coding sequence ATGAGCCTGGGCGCGCGGCCCCGTCTGCTCTTCATGGCCGACGCCTTCGATATGAGCGGCGGCGGCGAGATCGTGGTGGATCACCTGGCGCGGGCCATCGGGGATCGCTGGGACGTGACCGTCCTGACCACCACCCGTGGCGCGGACGCCGTCCAGCAGAGCGAGGTGTTGACCGTCCACCAGTTGCACTCGCAGTACCATCCCCGGCTGCGGCCGGTGATGTCGTTCATGAACCCGACGCTGAGCAGGCGAGTCGGTCGGTTCCTGGCGGAGCTTCGGCCGGACGTCATTCACGCCTGGAACGTCCACAGCCACCTGTCCTACGATGCGCTGCGGCTGGCGCATCGTGCCGGCGCGCGGGTCGTCCACACGTACCAGGACGCGCAGCCGTTCTGCTACAGCAAGTACAAGTGCTGGCTCGATCCGAATGCCCCCCTCCCCAAGCACCCGGACTACCGCGCCAATCCGCGCGCCTGCCGAAGCTGCAAGGTCCACTTCTGGACCTTTCCGCCGCGCGCGCCGCTGATTCGGACGTGGCTGCACCGCTACGTAGACGTTGGCGTCTCGGTGAGTGGCGAGCTTGCCGAAGCGCTGCGCCAGAACGGCGTCACCGTCCACGGGGTCGTGCCGAACGGCCTGCCGCTGCACGATCCAGCCGTCACCGGCGCAGACGGCACGCGTGCCCGCGCACGCCACGGCTGGGGCGGCGAGCCGCTGCTGGTGACGGGCGGCCGGCTGCACTTCTTCAAGGGCCAGAATCAGGCGGTGGATGCCTTCGCGCGGGTGGCGGCCCAGCACCCGACCGCCCGGCTCGTCATCCTCGGCGGCCAGGGCTGGTACCGCGACACCCTGGAGGAACGGGCGGCTGGCCTCGGCCTGCGAGACCGGGTCAGCTTCCCCGGCTTTCTCGACCGTGCGGCGTACCATGATGTCCTGGCGGCGTCGTCGGCGTTCCTGAACCTCTCGACGTATCTCGACCCGTTCCCGACTGTGAACCTCGAATCGATGGCGCTGGGAGTGCCCGTCGTGGCGACAAGGCTTGGCGGCACCCCGGAGGCGATCCTCGACGGCGAGACCGGCCTGCTGGTCAACCCGTTCGACATCGAGCGGGTGGCCGACGCCGCGCTGCGCCTGCTGTGCGACGATGCGCTGCGCTCGCGCCTGGGCGCGGGTGGCCGCGCGCGGGTCCGCGAGCACTACACCGTCGAGCAGATGGCGGCCCGCTACGAGGCGATCTACCGAGGCGAGTCTTCGATGAGCGAGCCGTCATGA
- a CDS encoding oligosaccharide flippase family protein has product MQRLNAFIAALGGGGFVRPLLKLLVGSLGLSAISFAASVLLARTLGPAAYGAYTLVMSAGTTIGLLRRLGQDYAATTQLAEGHSVGDRRKCRDALVFYVFMSVATSVVVLPPALLLAPWLGILFFGDTDLTVPLQLYLVQGFWAVIPGWTVIALQASRRMGQLVMLENVSSLATAILPVSFALAGFGIVGVFTGQVVASLLAVGIGYVLYQRLVAHDPLFPTVGELLAGTVRPGLPIWPNTRFGLSIAFDKNLVSLYNLLPILLLAQFVADEQVGQLRVALSYMVIPSVLLTPISRLLMVDIPRLRASQPERVRPAFLRLTLLGWAASAALALPFAAISWVLIPLLYGQGYAEAPLLTLPLLLDAATLGLGIAAGPIFRTYDRTDLPIRTSIVILMLGIPATYLLAQSSGPHGAALAYAGMILASRLVSYAQCLRIIPRAAVAA; this is encoded by the coding sequence ATGCAGCGCCTGAACGCCTTCATCGCCGCGCTCGGCGGCGGCGGGTTCGTCCGACCGCTCCTGAAGCTGCTGGTCGGGTCGCTCGGCCTCAGCGCGATCTCGTTCGCGGCCTCGGTGCTGCTGGCGCGGACGCTCGGGCCGGCCGCCTACGGCGCGTACACCCTGGTCATGTCGGCCGGGACGACCATCGGGCTGCTGCGGCGGCTCGGGCAGGACTACGCCGCCACGACGCAGCTTGCCGAGGGCCACAGCGTCGGGGATCGGCGCAAGTGCCGCGACGCCCTGGTCTTCTACGTCTTCATGAGCGTGGCAACCTCGGTGGTCGTGCTGCCGCCCGCCCTGTTGCTCGCGCCGTGGCTCGGCATCCTCTTCTTCGGCGACACCGACCTGACCGTGCCGTTGCAGCTCTACCTCGTGCAGGGGTTCTGGGCCGTCATCCCTGGCTGGACTGTCATCGCGCTGCAGGCGTCGCGGCGGATGGGCCAGTTGGTGATGCTCGAGAACGTCAGCAGCCTTGCCACGGCCATCCTGCCCGTCAGCTTCGCGCTGGCCGGCTTCGGGATCGTCGGAGTCTTCACGGGGCAGGTCGTCGCCAGCCTGCTGGCGGTCGGGATCGGGTACGTCCTCTACCAGCGGCTGGTCGCCCACGATCCGCTCTTCCCGACTGTCGGCGAGCTGCTGGCTGGCACGGTCCGCCCGGGCCTCCCGATCTGGCCGAACACGCGCTTCGGCCTCTCCATCGCCTTCGACAAGAACCTCGTCTCGCTGTACAACCTTCTCCCGATCCTCCTGCTCGCGCAGTTTGTGGCCGACGAGCAGGTTGGGCAGCTTCGGGTAGCCTTGAGCTACATGGTGATTCCGTCCGTGCTGCTGACGCCGATCTCGCGCCTGCTGATGGTCGATATCCCACGCCTGCGCGCCTCGCAGCCGGAGCGCGTGCGGCCGGCGTTCCTGCGCCTGACGCTGCTCGGGTGGGCGGCCTCGGCGGCGCTGGCGCTGCCGTTCGCGGCCATCTCGTGGGTGCTGATCCCCTTGCTCTACGGCCAGGGCTACGCCGAGGCCCCGCTGCTGACGCTGCCGCTCCTGCTGGACGCGGCCACCCTCGGGCTGGGCATCGCGGCCGGCCCGATCTTTCGCACCTACGACCGCACCGACCTCCCGATCCGCACCAGCATCGTGATCCTGATGCTCGGTATCCCCGCGACCTACCTCCTGGCACAGTCTTCGGGACCGCACGGGGCGGCGCTGGCCTACGCCGGCATGATCCTGGCCTCGCGGCTGGTCAGCTACGCCCAGTGCCTGCGGATCATCCCGCGCGCGGCGGTGGCCGCATGA
- a CDS encoding glycosyltransferase family 4 protein, producing the protein MSRPLRVLVVTWELQPDSGWGRYSLGLVRGLLEQGHRLTILTTRDTKAPPLDAAVIPCLSTPLGALDRPLPFAWNLAQVFRHAPGHDLVHFFVEPFALAASGLFPWPYLITVHGTYGVSPFRMNAVTRTLFARTLKRAASVVCVSGYTKRRVHEVLPLDNLDVVTNGFEPIRPPAQQYPGKIAGDPVLMGSGALKPRKGYHTVLEAIPRVRERYPNVHYYLVGDDRDRKYVSGLRQTIERLGLERNATITGRIDEAYLDALYRRADAFVLPSENSGAAFEGFGLAYIEANAYGKPVVGTLDCGAEDAIDDGDNGLLVPQRDPDALARAILRLLDDPAAAHAMGERGRRRSNGRDWSHVVGEYLAIYERALSRP; encoded by the coding sequence ATGAGCCGACCGCTGCGTGTCCTGGTGGTGACCTGGGAGCTTCAGCCCGATTCTGGCTGGGGACGGTACAGCCTGGGGCTGGTGCGTGGGCTGCTGGAACAGGGCCACCGCTTGACCATCCTGACCACCCGCGACACCAAGGCCCCGCCGCTCGACGCGGCGGTGATCCCCTGCCTCAGCACGCCACTCGGGGCGCTCGACCGGCCGCTGCCGTTCGCCTGGAACCTCGCCCAGGTCTTTCGCCATGCGCCCGGCCACGACCTGGTGCACTTCTTCGTGGAGCCGTTCGCGCTGGCGGCGTCGGGCCTGTTCCCCTGGCCGTACCTGATCACCGTCCACGGAACCTACGGCGTCTCGCCGTTCCGCATGAACGCCGTGACGCGGACGCTGTTCGCGCGGACGCTGAAGCGGGCCGCCTCGGTGGTCTGCGTCAGCGGCTACACGAAGCGGCGGGTCCACGAGGTGCTGCCGCTGGACAACCTCGACGTGGTGACGAACGGCTTCGAGCCGATCCGCCCGCCAGCGCAGCAGTACCCGGGCAAGATCGCAGGCGACCCGGTCCTGATGGGGTCGGGGGCGCTGAAGCCGCGCAAGGGGTATCACACGGTCCTCGAGGCGATCCCTCGGGTCCGCGAGCGCTACCCCAACGTGCACTACTACCTCGTCGGGGATGACCGGGATCGAAAGTACGTGTCGGGGCTGCGCCAGACCATCGAACGGCTCGGCCTCGAACGAAACGCCACCATCACCGGCCGCATCGACGAGGCGTACCTGGATGCGCTCTACCGTCGAGCCGACGCCTTCGTGCTGCCGTCCGAGAACAGCGGGGCGGCGTTCGAGGGATTCGGTCTGGCCTACATCGAGGCGAACGCCTACGGGAAGCCGGTCGTCGGGACGCTCGACTGCGGCGCAGAGGACGCCATCGACGACGGTGACAACGGACTGCTGGTCCCACAACGCGATCCTGACGCGTTGGCCAGGGCCATCCTGCGGCTGCTGGACGATCCTGCCGCTGCCCATGCGATGGGCGAGCGCGGCCGCCGACGCTCGAACGGCCGCGACTGGAGCCACGTCGTCGGCGAGTACCTGGCGATCTACGAGCGGGCGTTGAGCCGGCCATGA
- a CDS encoding glycosyltransferase family 4 protein yields the protein MRILYLGSTDLPQTKARAIQIVHTCHALARAGAEITLVGGRRGEGGSAHALAQYGLQPHPGLRLLRVPILRIPPDAPRWVLAQFTRVWQASYLAGLAAALPCEIARRRPDVIFARDLRTARLAAGPAQAIGAKLAFEVHGLPSYEVAHGAGRANLPLSEAARLRALEDAVFGRADRIITITECARQILQDEYGMPPERVRTVADGTTVRAATPPSRSAGASHVAGEGRPSRPSIYYVGQLYPWKGADLVVEVAARVPDAEVAIVGGQTNWTREDPDIALLAARADELGVRERVNLRGHVPYDRVPEVLSEATVALLPLPDEPVARLFTSPLKLFDYMAAGVPIVASDLPSLREVLRHGENALLATPGDPEAFAAAVKLLIAEPDLAARLGRQAQADVLGYSWDARAEALLDFLAEPARLPGWSVPPR from the coding sequence ATGCGCATCCTCTATCTCGGCAGCACCGATCTGCCGCAGACCAAGGCCCGCGCCATCCAGATCGTTCACACCTGCCATGCGCTGGCGCGGGCTGGAGCAGAGATCACGCTGGTGGGCGGACGGCGCGGCGAGGGCGGGTCGGCCCACGCCCTCGCGCAGTACGGGCTGCAGCCGCACCCCGGTCTGCGCCTGCTGCGCGTGCCGATCCTCCGGATCCCGCCAGACGCCCCGCGTTGGGTGCTGGCCCAGTTTACGCGGGTCTGGCAGGCGAGCTACCTGGCCGGGCTTGCTGCCGCGTTGCCGTGCGAGATCGCGCGGCGACGGCCAGACGTGATCTTCGCGCGAGACTTGCGGACGGCCCGGCTGGCGGCCGGCCCGGCGCAGGCCATCGGCGCGAAACTGGCGTTTGAGGTCCACGGGCTGCCGAGCTACGAGGTGGCGCACGGGGCTGGCCGCGCCAACCTGCCACTCAGCGAGGCGGCGCGGTTGCGCGCCCTTGAGGATGCTGTCTTCGGGCGGGCTGACCGCATCATCACCATCACCGAGTGCGCGCGGCAGATCCTGCAGGACGAGTACGGGATGCCGCCGGAGCGCGTCCGCACCGTGGCCGACGGCACGACGGTCCGGGCAGCGACGCCCCCCTCCCGCTCCGCGGGCGCTTCACACGTGGCCGGCGAGGGCCGTCCGTCCCGACCGAGCATCTACTACGTCGGGCAGCTCTACCCGTGGAAGGGCGCTGACCTTGTGGTGGAGGTCGCGGCGCGCGTCCCGGATGCCGAGGTCGCGATTGTTGGCGGGCAGACCAACTGGACCCGTGAGGATCCAGACATCGCGTTGCTGGCCGCCCGCGCCGACGAGCTTGGCGTCCGCGAGCGGGTCAACCTGCGCGGCCACGTCCCCTACGACCGCGTGCCCGAGGTCTTGTCCGAAGCGACCGTCGCCCTGCTGCCGCTGCCAGACGAGCCGGTCGCGCGGCTGTTCACCTCTCCCCTGAAGCTGTTCGACTACATGGCGGCCGGCGTCCCGATTGTCGCGTCCGACCTGCCATCCCTGCGCGAGGTGCTGCGCCACGGTGAGAACGCCCTGCTGGCGACGCCCGGCGATCCCGAGGCGTTCGCGGCGGCGGTCAAACTCCTGATCGCCGAGCCTGACCTGGCGGCGCGGCTCGGGCGGCAGGCGCAGGCTGACGTGTTGGGGTACTCCTGGGACGCCCGCGCCGAGGCCTTGCTCGACTTCCTGGCCGAGCCGGCCCGTCTCCCCGGCTGGAGCGTCCCTCCTCGATGA
- a CDS encoding glycosyltransferase family 4 protein encodes MTGGSPGEPAGRLVYVGGFDFPTPQARGIQTLHTAHALARAGWGVRLLAQKPERPAGTVADALAGYGLTPHPRLRIVSVPVARIDRLSWIEIHKRLAVTNWSYALACVADVLRLKQRPTAIVTRDPRLAWIFLRTKPLHGRPVVYEVHEIFSTAPRENRSLDPAELKGVSERTRALEASVFAEADLLLPLTQACADIVEYSYRLPTARIAVVPDATTPPSGPLPPRPSDTREIVYAGQLYRWKGVDTLLDAMTELPGARLTVYGGRGPGDPDLHVAQAKAAQVGVADRVTFAGFVPHAEVRRRIAGAGAAILPLPDNLMARYFTSPLKLFDYMAAGTPIVASDLQSVGEVLTDGDNALLAPPEDPPALAAAVRRLLANPGLADRLRRTAYEQVQAFTWDARAARIIQALGRLTDDPLVAPPHGEAI; translated from the coding sequence ATGACCGGCGGCAGCCCTGGTGAACCGGCCGGCCGGCTGGTCTACGTTGGCGGCTTCGACTTCCCGACGCCCCAGGCCCGGGGCATTCAGACGCTGCACACGGCCCACGCGCTGGCGCGGGCTGGCTGGGGCGTGCGACTGCTGGCCCAGAAGCCCGAGCGGCCCGCCGGAACGGTGGCCGACGCGCTGGCCGGCTACGGTCTGACGCCGCATCCGCGCCTGCGGATCGTGTCGGTGCCGGTGGCGCGCATCGACCGCCTGTCCTGGATCGAGATTCACAAGCGGCTGGCCGTCACGAACTGGTCGTATGCATTGGCCTGCGTGGCCGACGTGCTGCGGCTCAAGCAGCGCCCGACCGCCATCGTCACCCGCGATCCGCGCCTCGCCTGGATCTTCCTGCGGACGAAGCCGCTGCACGGCCGGCCGGTGGTCTACGAGGTTCACGAGATCTTCTCGACGGCCCCCCGCGAGAATCGGAGCCTCGACCCGGCCGAGCTGAAGGGCGTCTCGGAGCGCACGCGGGCGCTGGAGGCGAGCGTCTTCGCCGAGGCGGACCTGCTGTTGCCGCTGACCCAGGCCTGCGCCGACATCGTCGAGTACAGCTATCGCCTGCCGACGGCCCGTATCGCCGTCGTTCCCGACGCCACCACCCCACCGAGCGGTCCGCTGCCGCCGCGTCCATCCGACACGCGCGAGATCGTGTACGCCGGCCAGTTGTACCGTTGGAAGGGCGTCGACACGCTGCTGGACGCCATGACCGAGCTGCCCGGCGCGCGGCTCACGGTCTACGGCGGGCGCGGGCCCGGCGATCCTGACCTGCACGTTGCCCAGGCGAAGGCCGCGCAGGTTGGCGTGGCCGACCGGGTCACGTTCGCCGGCTTCGTGCCGCACGCCGAGGTGCGCCGGCGGATCGCCGGGGCCGGAGCGGCCATCCTGCCGCTGCCCGACAACCTGATGGCCCGTTACTTCACCTCGCCGCTGAAGCTGTTCGACTACATGGCGGCCGGGACGCCCATCGTGGCGTCCGATCTCCAGAGCGTCGGCGAGGTGCTGACAGACGGCGACAACGCCCTGCTGGCGCCGCCCGAGGATCCGCCGGCGCTGGCCGCGGCGGTGCGTCGGCTGCTGGCGAATCCAGGCCTGGCCGACCGGCTCCGGCGGACGGCCTACGAGCAGGTGCAGGCGTTCACCTGGGACGCCCGCGCGGCGCGGATCATCCAGGCGCTCGGGCGGCTGACCGACGACCCACTGGTTGCGCCGCCGCACGGTGAGGCGATCTGA
- a CDS encoding glycosyltransferase family 4 protein translates to MRLLLITPKVDPTDNLFGHVNGWAAALAQRVERLYVVALWPGQPDLPANVRFATLGKAAENAAAGTLSERVGWLLRLQRIVARLAARHEIDAVLAHMGPVFAAAAAPIARLSGIPTYLWYAHGHVSPILRLAHALVRGVGTSTPEGFRIASPKVTITGQGIDLARFRPAAAPPAAERLLSVGRFSPIKSYETVLEAVAHPLLAPHADLAVELVGGVHSASEAAYLDSLRDRARLLGLADRVQFVDGLPYAQIVPTYQRATLFATASATGSMDKVVLEAAACGLPPLVCNPAFRELFGAAWADLSFGGRDDAAGLSTRLASWLGRSLAERREAALILRERIGHEHSVEHWADAVVGMIERGRVA, encoded by the coding sequence GTGAGGCTGCTGCTGATCACGCCGAAGGTCGATCCGACCGACAACCTGTTCGGGCACGTCAACGGCTGGGCGGCGGCGCTGGCGCAGCGGGTGGAGCGTCTGTACGTGGTGGCGCTCTGGCCCGGGCAGCCCGACCTGCCGGCCAACGTCCGTTTCGCGACGCTCGGCAAGGCCGCCGAGAACGCCGCGGCCGGAACGCTTTCCGAGCGGGTTGGCTGGCTGTTGCGGCTCCAGCGGATCGTGGCGCGGCTGGCGGCCCGGCACGAGATCGACGCCGTGCTGGCACACATGGGGCCGGTCTTCGCGGCGGCCGCCGCGCCGATTGCCCGCCTGTCCGGCATCCCCACCTACCTCTGGTACGCGCACGGGCACGTCAGCCCGATACTGCGCCTGGCGCATGCGCTGGTGCGTGGCGTCGGAACCTCCACGCCGGAGGGGTTCAGGATCGCCAGCCCGAAGGTCACGATCACCGGCCAGGGGATCGACCTCGCGCGGTTCCGCCCCGCTGCCGCGCCTCCTGCCGCCGAACGCCTGCTCTCGGTGGGCCGCTTCTCGCCGATCAAGAGCTACGAGACGGTGCTGGAGGCCGTGGCCCACCCGCTGCTGGCCCCGCACGCCGATCTGGCCGTCGAGCTGGTCGGCGGCGTCCATTCGGCGTCCGAGGCGGCCTACCTGGATAGCCTGCGCGACCGCGCGCGGCTGCTGGGGCTGGCGGATCGCGTGCAGTTCGTGGACGGCCTGCCGTACGCTCAGATCGTGCCAACCTATCAGCGCGCCACCCTCTTCGCGACGGCGAGCGCCACCGGCAGCATGGACAAGGTCGTGCTGGAGGCGGCGGCGTGCGGCCTGCCGCCGCTGGTCTGCAACCCGGCCTTCCGCGAGCTGTTCGGGGCAGCCTGGGCCGATCTCAGCTTCGGTGGCCGCGACGACGCCGCCGGCCTGAGCACGCGGCTGGCCTCGTGGCTCGGACGCAGCCTCGCCGAACGCCGCGAGGCCGCCCTGATCCTGCGCGAGCGGATCGGGCACGAGCACAGCGTGGAGCACTGGGCCGACGCCGTCGTCGGGATGATCGAGCGGGGGCGGGTGGCATGA